A genomic stretch from Hymenobacter psoromatis includes:
- a CDS encoding 1,4-beta-xylanase, whose product MLATGQTSRWSADKANAWYAARPWMTGADFIPSTAINQLEMWQAATFDPATIDKELGWAEGIGFNTMRVFLHSLVWKEDPAGFKKRVNDYLAIADKHHIGTIFVFFDDCWNKDPKIGTQPAPKTGIHNSGWMQDPGDPASRDSATFVQLRPYVTDMLTSFAHDKRIVLWDLYNEPGNNSKDNASLPLVRNVFAWAEAVRPDQPLSIGIWNLDFRALNTFQALHSDVITYHNYDEVPAHQREIELLETHGRPLICTEYMARPRNSRFANILPLLKKYHVAAINWGLVDGKTNTKYAWDTPLADGSEPNEWFHEVFHKDGTPYHQDETDLIKKLNSNPW is encoded by the coding sequence ATGCTGGCCACCGGCCAAACCAGCCGCTGGTCGGCCGATAAGGCCAATGCCTGGTACGCCGCCCGCCCCTGGATGACGGGTGCCGACTTCATCCCCAGCACCGCCATCAACCAGCTCGAGATGTGGCAGGCCGCCACGTTCGACCCCGCCACCATCGACAAGGAGTTGGGTTGGGCCGAGGGTATCGGCTTCAATACCATGCGCGTATTTTTGCACAGCCTGGTCTGGAAAGAGGACCCGGCGGGCTTCAAGAAGCGGGTGAACGACTACCTGGCCATCGCCGACAAGCACCACATTGGTACCATCTTCGTCTTCTTTGATGACTGCTGGAACAAGGACCCCAAAATCGGAACGCAGCCCGCGCCCAAAACCGGCATTCATAACTCGGGCTGGATGCAGGACCCCGGCGACCCGGCCTCGCGCGACTCGGCTACCTTCGTGCAATTGCGGCCTTACGTGACCGACATGCTCACCAGCTTCGCCCACGATAAGCGCATCGTGCTCTGGGACTTATACAACGAGCCCGGCAACAATAGCAAGGACAATGCTTCGCTGCCGCTGGTGCGCAACGTCTTCGCCTGGGCCGAGGCCGTGCGCCCTGACCAGCCCCTGAGCATTGGCATCTGGAACCTGGATTTTCGGGCCCTCAACACCTTCCAGGCGCTGCACTCCGACGTGATTACTTACCACAACTACGATGAGGTGCCGGCCCACCAGCGCGAGATTGAGCTGCTCGAAACCCACGGCCGGCCGCTCATCTGCACCGAGTATATGGCCCGGCCCCGCAACTCGCGCTTCGCTAACATCTTACCCCTACTCAAGAAGTACCACGTGGCTGCCATCAACTGGGGCCTCGTGGATGGCAAAACCAATACTAAATACGCCTGGGACACCCCCCTGGCCGACGGCTCGGAGCCGAATGAGTGGTTCCACGAGGTCTTCCACAAAGACGGCACGCCCTACCACCAAGACGAAACTGACCTGATTAAGAAGCTGAACAGCAATCCATGGTAG
- a CDS encoding aldo/keto reductase: protein MEFTRLGNTGLQVSKICLGTMTYGTPTERWPWALNEDASRPFIQKALELGINFFDTADVYSNGASEEVVGRALRDFAKRDEVVLATKVFNPMGPGPNDKGLSRKHIMSAIDASLKRLGTDYVDLYQIHRWDYNTPIEETLEALHDVVKAGKARYIGASSMFSWQFAQALYLADKHNWTRFVSMQPHYNLVYREEEREMLPLCEDQKIGVIPWSPLARGLLTGGRGRERNETERAKTDNFGKSLYGRDDDFAVADRVTEIAQERGLPNAQIALAWMLSKPVITAPIVGASKPGHLEDAIAAVDVKLSADEIKRLEEPYQPHPVLGFS, encoded by the coding sequence ATGGAATTCACCCGCTTAGGAAATACTGGCCTCCAGGTTTCCAAAATCTGCCTGGGCACGATGACCTACGGCACGCCCACCGAGCGCTGGCCCTGGGCCCTTAACGAAGATGCCAGCCGGCCCTTCATTCAAAAAGCCCTGGAGTTGGGCATCAACTTCTTCGACACCGCCGATGTGTACTCCAACGGTGCCAGCGAAGAAGTGGTGGGCCGCGCCCTGCGCGACTTTGCCAAGCGCGACGAGGTAGTGCTGGCCACCAAAGTATTTAACCCAATGGGGCCGGGGCCGAATGATAAAGGCCTCTCACGCAAGCACATCATGAGCGCCATCGACGCCAGCCTGAAGCGGCTGGGCACCGACTACGTGGACCTCTACCAGATTCACCGCTGGGATTATAACACACCCATTGAGGAAACACTGGAGGCGTTGCACGACGTGGTGAAGGCCGGCAAGGCGCGCTACATTGGCGCGTCGTCGATGTTCAGCTGGCAGTTTGCGCAAGCGCTATATTTGGCCGATAAGCACAACTGGACGCGCTTCGTGAGCATGCAGCCGCACTACAACCTGGTGTACCGCGAGGAGGAGCGCGAGATGCTGCCGCTGTGCGAGGACCAGAAAATCGGCGTCATTCCGTGGTCGCCGCTGGCGCGCGGCTTGCTCACCGGCGGCAGGGGTAGGGAGCGCAACGAAACCGAGCGCGCCAAAACCGACAACTTTGGCAAAAGCCTCTACGGCCGCGACGACGACTTCGCCGTGGCCGACCGCGTGACGGAAATTGCGCAGGAGCGCGGCCTGCCCAACGCCCAGATTGCGCTGGCTTGGATGCTGAGCAAGCCTGTCATCACCGCGCCCATCGTGGGTGCCAGCAAGCCCGGCCACCTCGAAGACGCCATAGCCGCCGTAGATGTCAAGCTCTCGGCCGATGAAATCAAGCGCCTCGAAGAGCCCTACCAGCCGCATCCGGTGCTGGGATTCAGTTAA
- the sucC gene encoding succinate--CoA ligase subunit beta (catalyzes the interconversion of succinyl-CoA and succinate), with the protein MNIHEYQGKEILKKYGVRVQEGLTADTAEEAVEAAKKLTEQTGTSWYVIKAQIHAGGRGKGGGVKLAKNLEQVKDIAGQILGMQLVTKQTGPEGRLVNKVLIAQDVYYPGESPTKEFYMSVVLDRTSGKNVIIYTTEGGVDIEEVADHHPEKILKEFIDPAVGLQGFQARKIAFGLGLSGDAFKEMVKFVTALYKAYDETDSAMFEINPVLKTSDNKILAVDAKVTLDDNALFRHKDFMALRDTNEEDPLEVEASENNLNYVKLDGNVGCMVNGAGLAMATMDIIKLSGGEPANFLDVGGGANAQTVEAGFRIILKDPNVKAILINIFGGIVRCDRVANGVVEAYKKIGDIRVPIIVRLQGTNAEEGARIIDESGLKVKSATLLKDAADRVKEVLAAA; encoded by the coding sequence ATGAATATTCACGAGTATCAAGGCAAGGAAATCCTGAAAAAATACGGCGTGCGCGTGCAGGAAGGCCTCACCGCCGACACCGCCGAAGAGGCCGTTGAAGCCGCTAAAAAGCTCACCGAGCAAACCGGTACTAGCTGGTACGTCATCAAGGCCCAGATTCATGCCGGCGGCCGGGGCAAGGGCGGCGGAGTTAAGCTCGCCAAAAACCTGGAGCAGGTAAAAGACATCGCCGGCCAGATTCTGGGCATGCAGCTCGTGACCAAGCAAACCGGCCCCGAAGGCCGCCTGGTCAACAAAGTGCTCATCGCCCAGGACGTATATTACCCCGGCGAAAGCCCCACCAAGGAGTTCTACATGAGCGTAGTACTTGACCGCACCAGCGGCAAGAACGTCATCATCTACACCACCGAGGGCGGCGTCGATATTGAGGAAGTAGCCGACCATCACCCCGAAAAAATCCTGAAAGAATTCATCGACCCCGCCGTGGGTCTGCAAGGCTTTCAGGCCCGCAAGATTGCCTTCGGCCTCGGCTTGTCGGGTGATGCATTCAAGGAAATGGTGAAGTTCGTGACGGCCCTTTATAAGGCTTATGACGAAACGGACTCGGCCATGTTCGAGATTAACCCGGTGCTGAAAACGTCGGACAATAAAATCCTGGCCGTGGACGCCAAGGTGACCCTGGACGACAACGCCCTGTTTCGCCACAAGGATTTTATGGCCCTGCGCGACACCAACGAGGAAGACCCGCTGGAAGTAGAAGCCAGCGAAAACAACCTGAACTACGTGAAGCTCGACGGCAACGTGGGCTGCATGGTGAACGGCGCGGGCCTGGCAATGGCCACGATGGACATTATCAAGCTGAGCGGTGGCGAGCCGGCCAACTTCCTCGACGTCGGGGGTGGAGCCAATGCCCAGACGGTGGAGGCGGGCTTCCGCATCATCCTGAAGGACCCGAACGTGAAGGCGATTCTGATTAATATTTTCGGCGGCATCGTGCGCTGCGACCGTGTGGCCAACGGCGTGGTGGAAGCCTACAAGAAAATCGGCGACATCCGCGTGCCCATCATCGTGCGCCTGCAAGGCACCAACGCCGAGGAAGGCGCGCGCATCATTGACGAAAGCGGCCTGAAAGTGAAGTCGGCTACCCTGCTGAAGGACGCCGCCGACCGCGTGAAAGAAGTGCTGGCCGCCGCGTAA
- a CDS encoding lipoprotein ABC transporter ATP-binding protein — protein sequence MLQAINLRKSYNSLEVLKGIDLTIQRAEIVSIVGSSGAGKSTLLHILGTLDEPDSGEVLFDGQNITSLGRTALARFRNRHIGFVFQFHNLLPEFTAIENVCLPAYLADRSEKEVRVRARELLGLLNLDHRVDHKPSEMSGGEQQRVSVARALINSPEIIFADEPSGNLDSKNAQELHELFFWLRKEFGQTFVIVTHNDTLAQMADRTIVMRDGHIEG from the coding sequence TTGCTGCAAGCCATTAATCTTCGCAAAAGCTACAACTCGCTGGAAGTGCTCAAGGGCATTGACCTGACTATTCAGCGCGCCGAAATCGTGAGTATCGTGGGCTCGTCGGGGGCGGGCAAAAGCACGCTGCTGCACATTCTGGGCACTCTCGACGAGCCCGACTCGGGCGAGGTACTCTTTGATGGACAGAATATTACCAGCCTGGGCCGCACCGCGCTGGCCCGGTTTCGCAACCGCCACATTGGCTTCGTGTTTCAGTTTCATAACCTGCTGCCCGAGTTCACGGCCATCGAGAACGTGTGCCTGCCCGCCTACCTCGCCGACCGCTCGGAGAAGGAAGTGCGCGTGCGGGCCCGCGAATTGCTCGGCCTGCTCAACCTCGACCACCGCGTGGACCACAAGCCCAGCGAGATGAGCGGCGGCGAGCAGCAGCGCGTGTCGGTGGCCCGCGCCCTCATCAACTCGCCCGAAATTATTTTTGCCGATGAGCCCAGCGGTAACCTCGATTCGAAAAATGCGCAGGAGCTGCACGAGCTGTTTTTCTGGCTGCGCAAAGAATTTGGCCAAACTTTCGTCATCGTGACCCACAACGACACGCTGGCCCAAATGGCCGACCGCACCATCGTGATGCGCGACGGCCACATTGAGGGATAG
- a CDS encoding class II fructose-bisphosphate aldolase (catalyzes the formation of glycerone phosphate and glyceraldehyde 3-phosphate from fructose 1,6, bisphosphate): MANSTLTGLRAGVLHGDEVQALFQHAKTHGYALPAVNVTGTDTVNAVLETARDLNSPVIIQFSNGGAQFFAGKGLPNDKQQASIAGGISGAHHVHLMAEAYGVPVILHTDHAAKKLLPWIDGLLDAGEKYYAEHSQPLYSSHMLDLSEEPIEENLEISKKYLQRMAKIGMTLEIELGVTGGEEDGVDNSDVDSSKLYTQPEEVAYAYEQLREISPRFTIAAAFGNVHGVYKPGNVKLQPKILHNSQEFLRTKHHIADALPIDFVFHGGSGSSQEEIREAISYGAIKMNIDTDLQWAFWEGIQQYYVKNEGFLQGQIGNPNGPDSPNKKYYDPRVWLREGEKTFVARLKRAFEDLNAVNRRP; the protein is encoded by the coding sequence ATGGCAAACTCCACCTTAACCGGCCTGCGGGCCGGCGTGCTGCACGGCGACGAAGTGCAGGCCCTCTTTCAACACGCCAAAACCCACGGCTACGCCCTGCCGGCCGTTAACGTAACCGGCACCGACACGGTAAATGCCGTGCTCGAAACGGCGCGCGACCTCAACTCGCCGGTTATTATTCAGTTTTCAAACGGCGGCGCGCAGTTTTTTGCGGGCAAAGGCTTGCCTAATGATAAGCAGCAGGCCAGCATCGCGGGCGGCATTTCGGGGGCGCACCACGTGCATCTGATGGCTGAAGCCTACGGCGTGCCCGTGATTTTGCACACCGACCACGCCGCCAAAAAGCTCCTACCCTGGATTGATGGTCTGCTCGATGCCGGCGAGAAATACTACGCCGAGCACAGCCAGCCGCTCTACAGCTCGCACATGCTCGACTTGTCGGAGGAGCCGATTGAGGAAAACCTCGAAATCAGCAAGAAATACCTCCAGCGCATGGCCAAAATCGGCATGACGCTGGAGATTGAGCTAGGCGTGACCGGCGGCGAGGAAGACGGTGTGGACAACTCGGACGTGGACAGCTCGAAGCTCTACACCCAGCCCGAGGAAGTGGCCTACGCCTACGAGCAACTGCGCGAAATCAGCCCGCGCTTCACCATCGCGGCGGCTTTTGGCAACGTGCACGGCGTGTACAAGCCCGGCAACGTGAAGCTACAACCCAAGATTCTGCACAACTCGCAGGAGTTTCTGCGCACCAAGCACCACATCGCGGACGCGCTGCCCATCGACTTCGTGTTTCACGGCGGCTCGGGCTCGTCGCAGGAAGAAATTCGCGAGGCTATCAGCTACGGCGCTATCAAGATGAACATCGATACCGACCTGCAATGGGCGTTTTGGGAAGGAATTCAGCAGTACTACGTGAAGAACGAGGGCTTCCTGCAAGGCCAGATTGGCAACCCCAACGGGCCCGACTCGCCCAACAAGAAGTACTACGACCCGCGCGTGTGGCTGCGCGAGGGCGAAAAAACCTTCGTGGCGCGCCTCAAGCGGGCTTTTGAAGACCTGAACGCCGTGAACCGCCGGCCCTAG
- a CDS encoding oxidoreductase — protein sequence MTPSDSPIVTGLLAYGMSGKLFHAPFLALHPGFALRAVAERHTPRMAADYPGIVSYPSTEALFADPTIELVVVNTPNDTHYDLARQALLAGKHVLVEKPVATTVAEWQALMTLARQQGRQLLAYQNRRWDTDFGAVRRIVKSGQLGRLIEGHFRYDRYRPALHTKVFKEDGRPGSGLLFDLGPHLVDQAISLFGKPLSFEKTMGSFRYGSRVPDHFTIQLRYPQGLNVWLTAGLLVADPGPAFVLHGTLGSYQKDRTDPQEAQLLADIKPDDPAYGRERLADQPGRLVLADPAGHNRVLPPVADVAAPGNYLGLFEAVYQAIRHGQPYPITDEELEWQLEILA from the coding sequence ATGACCCCTTCCGATTCGCCCATTGTCACGGGCTTGCTGGCCTACGGCATGTCGGGCAAGCTCTTCCACGCGCCGTTTCTGGCGCTGCACCCTGGCTTTGCGCTGCGGGCGGTGGCCGAGCGCCACACTCCGCGTATGGCCGCCGACTACCCCGGCATTGTTTCCTACCCCAGCACCGAGGCGCTGTTCGCCGACCCGACCATTGAGCTAGTGGTGGTGAATACGCCCAACGATACCCACTACGACCTGGCTCGGCAGGCGCTGCTGGCCGGTAAGCACGTGCTGGTGGAAAAGCCCGTGGCCACCACCGTGGCCGAGTGGCAGGCGCTTATGACCCTGGCCCGGCAGCAGGGCCGCCAGCTGCTGGCCTACCAGAACCGCCGCTGGGACACCGACTTCGGGGCTGTGCGCCGGATAGTGAAAAGCGGGCAGCTGGGCCGCCTCATCGAGGGGCACTTTCGCTACGACCGCTACCGGCCGGCCCTGCACACCAAGGTTTTCAAGGAAGACGGCCGCCCCGGCTCGGGTCTGCTCTTCGACCTTGGGCCGCATCTCGTGGACCAGGCCATTAGCTTGTTTGGCAAGCCATTGTCGTTTGAGAAAACGATGGGTAGCTTCCGCTACGGCTCGCGGGTGCCCGACCATTTTACCATTCAATTGCGCTACCCCCAAGGTCTGAACGTGTGGCTGACCGCCGGCCTGCTCGTGGCCGACCCCGGCCCCGCCTTCGTGCTGCACGGCACCCTGGGCAGCTACCAAAAAGACCGCACCGACCCGCAGGAAGCTCAACTGCTGGCCGATATTAAGCCCGATGACCCGGCCTACGGCCGCGAGCGCCTGGCCGACCAGCCTGGCCGCCTCGTGCTCGCTGACCCCGCCGGCCACAACCGCGTGCTACCCCCCGTGGCCGACGTGGCCGCGCCCGGCAATTACCTGGGTCTGTTTGAGGCTGTGTACCAAGCCATTCGCCACGGTCAGCCCTACCCCATTACCGATGAGGAGCTGGAGTGGCAGCTCGAAATACTGGCGTAA
- a CDS encoding aldehyde oxidase codes for MSQTIATPPTVRLGTDVIGRPLNRTDGPAKVSGSATYAAEFNVPDLWYGYVVSSPIAKGKITKIDTAPVLALPGVKQIFSHENVPSLAWFDRSYKDDVAPGGSPFRPLHDAEILFSQQPVALVIAETFELARYAASILRVEYEVAEYNTDLEKARGDAFDAPKGKTGFLPPPKPKGDANKAYAEAPHKIQGEYTHHAQHHNPMEMFATTVEWLGDGKKLKIYDKTQGAPNVQQYIAKIFGLSKEEARVISKFTGGAFGSGLRPQHQVFLAVLASLELKHSVRVSLTRSQMFGLGHRPHTIQDIKLSADDQGYLQSLEHNALAETSQFEDETEVVVNWSGILYKTPNSKFAYQLAKLDVDTPADMRAPGAATGSFAIESAVDELSYQAKVDPLQFRLLNYTYEDPTENKPFSSKRLLDCYHEGAARFGWDQRTPEPRSMRDGHLLVGWGMATGCWDASMQKAAAKATLKADGTLTVNSATNDQGAGTYVIMTQMAAQTLGLPMEQVQFNLGDTEYPAAPVQGGSWTANSVGAAVKDACQEVGKKLLKLAQKMDSSPLAGLDFENVQFVDGHIRTNEDIRKSVAIKDILRASGEEQVEADGKAGPNPINMLKYSMHSHNAAFVEVKVDEDLGTVHVTRVVNAVAAGRILNPKTARSQVLGGTVWGIGMALMEEAYLDNVQGRYMNHNLTEYHIPVNADIHKIDVIFVEEEDDIASPIGVKGVGEIGMLGVAAAVANAVYHATGKRVRELPITIDKLL; via the coding sequence ATGAGTCAGACTATTGCCACCCCACCCACCGTCCGCCTGGGTACCGACGTTATTGGCCGGCCACTAAACCGCACCGACGGCCCGGCCAAAGTATCGGGCTCGGCCACCTACGCCGCCGAGTTCAACGTGCCCGATTTGTGGTACGGCTACGTGGTGAGCAGCCCCATCGCGAAGGGTAAAATCACGAAGATTGATACCGCGCCGGTGCTGGCGCTACCCGGTGTGAAGCAGATATTCTCGCACGAGAATGTGCCCTCGCTGGCCTGGTTCGACCGCAGCTACAAGGACGACGTGGCCCCCGGCGGCTCGCCGTTTCGCCCGCTGCACGATGCCGAAATCCTGTTCAGCCAGCAGCCAGTGGCGCTGGTTATTGCCGAAACGTTTGAGCTGGCGCGCTACGCGGCGTCCATTCTGCGGGTAGAATACGAGGTGGCCGAGTACAACACCGACCTCGAAAAAGCGCGCGGCGACGCCTTCGACGCGCCCAAGGGCAAAACCGGCTTCCTACCCCCTCCCAAGCCCAAGGGCGACGCCAACAAGGCCTACGCCGAGGCGCCGCACAAGATTCAGGGCGAGTACACGCACCACGCGCAGCACCACAACCCGATGGAGATGTTTGCCACCACCGTGGAGTGGCTGGGCGATGGTAAGAAGCTGAAAATCTACGACAAAACGCAGGGCGCGCCCAACGTCCAGCAGTACATCGCCAAGATTTTCGGGCTCAGTAAGGAGGAAGCGCGGGTGATTTCGAAGTTCACCGGCGGGGCTTTCGGTTCGGGGCTGCGGCCGCAGCACCAGGTTTTTCTGGCGGTGCTGGCCTCGCTGGAGCTGAAACACTCGGTGCGGGTGTCGCTCACGCGCTCGCAGATGTTTGGCCTGGGCCACCGGCCGCACACCATTCAGGATATCAAGCTGTCGGCCGACGACCAGGGCTACCTGCAATCCCTTGAGCACAACGCTCTTGCTGAGACTTCGCAGTTTGAGGACGAAACCGAAGTAGTAGTGAACTGGTCGGGCATTCTGTATAAGACGCCCAACAGCAAGTTTGCCTACCAGCTGGCCAAGCTGGACGTGGATACGCCAGCCGACATGCGCGCGCCCGGCGCGGCTACCGGCTCGTTTGCCATCGAAAGCGCCGTGGATGAGCTGTCGTACCAAGCCAAGGTGGACCCCTTGCAATTCCGCCTGCTCAACTACACTTACGAGGACCCGACCGAGAACAAGCCCTTTAGCAGCAAGCGGTTGCTTGACTGCTACCACGAAGGTGCCGCCCGCTTCGGCTGGGACCAGCGCACCCCTGAGCCGCGCTCGATGCGCGACGGCCACCTGCTGGTGGGCTGGGGCATGGCCACTGGCTGCTGGGATGCTTCCATGCAGAAGGCCGCCGCCAAAGCCACACTGAAAGCCGACGGCACCTTGACCGTGAACAGCGCCACCAACGACCAGGGCGCGGGCACCTACGTGATTATGACCCAGATGGCCGCCCAAACCCTGGGCCTGCCGATGGAGCAGGTGCAGTTTAACCTGGGCGATACGGAGTACCCCGCCGCCCCCGTGCAGGGCGGCTCCTGGACCGCCAACTCCGTGGGCGCGGCCGTGAAAGATGCCTGCCAGGAAGTAGGCAAAAAGCTGCTCAAGCTGGCCCAGAAGATGGACAGCTCCCCGCTGGCTGGCCTCGATTTCGAGAACGTGCAATTCGTGGACGGCCACATTCGCACCAACGAAGACATCCGCAAGTCGGTGGCTATCAAGGATATTCTGCGAGCCAGCGGCGAGGAGCAGGTGGAGGCCGATGGCAAAGCCGGCCCCAACCCGATTAACATGCTGAAGTACTCGATGCACTCGCACAATGCAGCCTTCGTGGAGGTGAAAGTGGACGAGGACCTGGGCACCGTGCACGTCACCCGCGTGGTGAACGCCGTGGCCGCCGGCCGCATCCTGAACCCCAAAACTGCCCGCAGCCAGGTGCTCGGCGGCACGGTCTGGGGCATCGGCATGGCCCTGATGGAAGAGGCCTACCTCGACAACGTGCAGGGCCGTTACATGAACCACAACCTGACCGAATACCACATTCCGGTGAACGCCGACATTCACAAAATCGACGTGATTTTCGTGGAGGAGGAAGACGACATCGCCAGCCCCATCGGCGTGAAGGGGGTAGGCGAAATCGGGATGCTGGGCGTGGCGGCGGCCGTGGCTAATGCCGTGTATCACGCTACCGGCAAGCGGGTTAGGGAGCTACCGATTACGATTGATAAGCTGCTGTAG
- a CDS encoding FAD-binding molybdopterin dehydrogenase, whose amino-acid sequence MNSFTLTQAEAVQAAVADNTSHIGAAYLGGGTNLIDLMKYNVARPTHLTGLGHLPLSQIESLPDGGLRLGALATNSATAYDEQVQARYPLLSQTILAGATPQLRNMATDGGNLLQRTRCYYFYDLATPCNKREPGSGCSAIGGFNRVCGVLGTSESCIATHPSDMCVALAALEAVVRVQGPEGERTIRFEDFHRLPGDKPELDNTLKPSELVTAIDLPKRGFEKNFTYLKLRDRASYAFALVSVAVGLEMESSTIKTARFALGGVAHKPWRNPEAEQLLEGQPASPDLFRQVAAQVFAEAKGYGPNSFKIELGRRAIVRALKQATEMSQELDSAAFLNSNP is encoded by the coding sequence ATGAACAGCTTCACCCTCACCCAAGCCGAGGCCGTGCAGGCGGCCGTGGCCGATAATACCAGCCACATCGGCGCGGCCTACCTGGGCGGCGGCACCAACCTCATCGACCTGATGAAGTACAACGTGGCCCGCCCTACCCACCTCACCGGCCTCGGCCACCTGCCGCTGAGTCAGATTGAGTCGTTGCCCGACGGCGGCCTGCGCCTGGGCGCACTCGCCACCAACTCGGCCACCGCCTACGACGAGCAGGTGCAGGCGCGCTACCCCCTGCTGAGCCAGACGATTCTGGCCGGGGCCACGCCGCAATTGCGCAACATGGCCACCGACGGCGGCAACCTGTTGCAGCGCACCCGCTGCTACTATTTCTACGACCTCGCTACCCCCTGCAACAAGCGCGAGCCGGGCTCGGGCTGCTCGGCCATCGGGGGATTCAACCGGGTGTGCGGCGTGCTGGGCACCTCGGAGAGCTGCATCGCTACCCACCCCTCCGATATGTGCGTGGCCCTGGCGGCGCTGGAGGCCGTGGTGCGCGTGCAAGGCCCCGAGGGCGAGCGGACAATCCGGTTTGAGGACTTTCACCGCCTGCCGGGCGACAAGCCAGAGCTGGACAACACACTGAAGCCGAGCGAGTTGGTGACGGCCATCGACCTGCCCAAGCGCGGGTTTGAGAAGAATTTTACTTACCTCAAGTTGCGCGACCGAGCCAGCTACGCCTTCGCGCTGGTGAGCGTGGCGGTGGGTTTGGAAATGGAGAGTAGCACCATCAAAACTGCCCGCTTTGCGCTGGGCGGCGTGGCCCACAAGCCCTGGCGCAACCCGGAAGCCGAGCAACTGCTGGAAGGTCAGCCGGCTTCGCCCGATTTGTTCCGTCAGGTGGCCGCTCAGGTCTTTGCCGAAGCTAAAGGATACGGGCCGAACAGCTTCAAGATTGAGCTGGGCCGCCGCGCCATCGTGCGCGCCCTCAAGCAGGCCACCGAAATGAGCCAGGAGCTTGATTCTGCCGCTTTTCTAAATTCTAATCCGTAA